In Leptodesmis sichuanensis A121, the following are encoded in one genomic region:
- a CDS encoding cysteine peptidase family C39 domain-containing protein: MNLGVQTDSLSRLREENLAAIPELLKQLPLSQVEPELLVHFSREFELLQLDLGQLILIQHTNSHSIDFAPGEQNRADATDLLIVCQGRVRLLAFDAQRQRLVSVKSLEVGDIFGADQLFSSTPLPYQAIAASPTQIARLSHDKVQPWLQQLPDLRDFLEQQTRRREHLIFFKTSTLLRSLPSHQLQHLLPLLAEDRIAAGERLADSHLSQGSHCWLRYGHIASPENTAQVPQIGDSWGYPDPVPSDWLAETELTLYKLPEEHWQAAVAIAPILSQKAVISGVSDATSHATGVKNRGNTGSSPSPLVISQFTPRSISAATKVIPAIHPVAAVAEAERSPELIPEQPEVVFPAPTRQRSRRRFWPSYPFIEQQSTSDCGVACLAMISQYWGKRLSINTLRNLANVGRSGASLKNLAGAAERVGFQTRPVRASLGRLAELDNPWIAHWQGDHYVVVYRTRRHRILIADPAVGKQSLTLEEFQANWTGYALLLEPSERFQSIESEKLSLGRFWSAVLPYHSVLLQIVLASLLLQVFGLVTPLFTQIILDRVIVQKSMAVLNVFVIGLVLFSVWQIGLTAVRQYLLDYFSNRLDLSFISAFINHTLKLPLQFFESRHVGDIITRVQENQKIQLFLTRQAVTAWLNALTAVVYIGLMAYYNWQLTLLVLALLPPIIILTVAASPFLRRISRAIFKEAAAQNSSLVEMISGVATVKATAAEYEMRWLWEDRFTRMLNERFRGQKFALGLQTTSGLINTLGSTLLLWFGARLVIQDQLTIGQFVAFNMLIGNVTGPILALVGLWDECQEVLVSVERLNDVFSTPPEESPRNPMLVLPPLKGEVRFEDITFRYQDTEKNVLQNISLEVQPGQTIAIVGRSGSGKSTFIKLLQGLYHPTTGRIWIDGHDIRHVSPPSLRSQLGVVPQECFLFSGTILENITLFRPEFTLEDVVQVSKLAEAHGFIQDLPLGYNTKVGERGANLSGGQRQRIAIARALLGNPVILLLDEATSSLDTESERRFQQNLARISRDRTTFIIAHRLSTVQHADRILVLDRGVLVEQGTHVELIAERGLYYHLAQQQLNL; encoded by the coding sequence ATGAATTTAGGTGTGCAGACCGATTCGCTTTCCCGACTTCGAGAGGAAAATCTAGCCGCTATCCCCGAACTTTTAAAGCAACTTCCCCTGTCTCAGGTGGAGCCAGAGTTACTGGTACATTTTTCCCGGGAGTTTGAGTTACTCCAGCTTGACTTGGGCCAGTTAATCTTAATCCAACATACCAATAGTCACAGCATTGATTTTGCTCCTGGTGAACAGAACAGGGCTGATGCAACGGATTTGTTGATCGTTTGTCAGGGGCGGGTGCGCTTACTGGCGTTTGATGCCCAGCGGCAACGACTGGTTTCGGTCAAGAGTTTAGAGGTTGGTGACATCTTTGGTGCAGACCAGTTGTTTTCTAGCACACCGCTGCCCTATCAGGCGATCGCGGCCTCCCCAACTCAAATTGCCCGCCTCAGTCACGACAAAGTGCAGCCCTGGTTGCAACAATTACCCGATCTACGGGATTTTTTAGAGCAGCAGACCCGACGACGGGAGCATCTCATCTTTTTCAAAACCTCCACCCTGTTGCGATCGCTACCCAGCCATCAACTCCAACATTTGTTACCCCTGCTAGCAGAAGATCGAATTGCCGCAGGAGAACGGTTAGCTGATTCTCACCTTTCCCAGGGAAGCCATTGCTGGTTGCGGTATGGGCATATTGCTAGTCCAGAGAATACGGCACAGGTTCCTCAGATCGGAGATTCCTGGGGGTATCCTGATCCGGTGCCCTCTGACTGGCTGGCTGAAACAGAACTAACGCTTTATAAGCTACCCGAAGAACACTGGCAAGCCGCAGTTGCAATTGCTCCCATCCTGAGTCAGAAGGCTGTCATTAGCGGTGTATCAGATGCAACTTCCCATGCAACAGGAGTGAAAAACCGGGGCAATACAGGCAGTTCTCCATCGCCTCTCGTCATCTCACAGTTCACCCCCCGTTCTATTTCTGCTGCTACAAAGGTCATTCCTGCTATTCACCCTGTTGCTGCGGTAGCAGAGGCAGAACGATCGCCAGAGCTGATTCCTGAACAACCAGAGGTCGTGTTTCCGGCTCCGACGCGGCAGCGATCGCGCAGGCGTTTCTGGCCGTCCTATCCCTTTATCGAACAGCAGAGCACTTCCGACTGTGGTGTAGCCTGTCTAGCCATGATCAGCCAGTATTGGGGTAAACGCTTGAGCATCAATACCTTGCGAAATTTGGCGAACGTAGGGCGATCGGGTGCTTCTCTCAAAAACTTAGCTGGAGCGGCTGAACGAGTAGGATTTCAAACCCGTCCTGTGCGAGCCAGTTTAGGACGGTTAGCAGAGCTGGATAATCCCTGGATTGCTCACTGGCAGGGCGATCATTATGTGGTGGTATATCGCACTCGTCGTCATCGAATTTTGATTGCGGATCCGGCAGTTGGCAAACAATCACTGACGTTAGAAGAGTTTCAGGCGAATTGGACAGGATATGCCCTGTTACTGGAGCCGAGTGAACGGTTTCAATCGATAGAAAGCGAGAAACTTTCTCTGGGACGGTTTTGGTCTGCGGTGCTGCCTTACCATTCTGTGCTTCTGCAAATTGTTCTGGCTTCCTTGCTGCTGCAGGTTTTTGGTCTAGTTACCCCCCTGTTTACCCAGATCATTCTCGATCGGGTGATTGTCCAAAAAAGCATGGCCGTTTTAAATGTGTTTGTGATTGGGTTAGTGCTATTCAGTGTTTGGCAGATTGGGCTAACGGCTGTACGCCAGTATTTGCTGGACTATTTCTCCAATCGGCTGGATCTCAGTTTTATTAGCGCTTTCATTAACCACACCTTAAAGCTACCCTTGCAATTCTTTGAATCACGTCATGTGGGTGACATCATCACACGGGTACAAGAGAATCAAAAAATTCAATTGTTTTTGACTCGTCAGGCTGTCACGGCCTGGTTAAATGCGCTAACAGCAGTGGTCTATATTGGCTTGATGGCGTATTACAACTGGCAACTGACGCTGCTGGTGTTGGCCCTTTTACCGCCGATCATTATCCTGACGGTTGCTGCCAGCCCCTTTTTGCGTCGTATTTCTCGTGCCATTTTCAAAGAGGCGGCTGCTCAGAATTCCTCGCTGGTCGAGATGATCAGCGGCGTTGCAACTGTAAAGGCAACTGCTGCTGAGTATGAGATGCGCTGGTTATGGGAAGATCGCTTTACCCGGATGCTGAACGAGCGGTTCCGGGGACAAAAGTTTGCCTTGGGTCTGCAAACGACCAGCGGCCTGATCAATACCCTGGGGAGTACACTGCTCCTGTGGTTTGGAGCCAGGTTAGTGATTCAAGATCAGCTGACGATCGGCCAATTTGTTGCCTTCAATATGCTGATTGGTAATGTCACTGGCCCGATTCTGGCCTTAGTGGGATTGTGGGATGAATGTCAGGAAGTGCTGGTTTCCGTAGAACGGCTGAATGATGTATTCTCGACTCCACCGGAAGAGTCTCCTCGGAATCCCATGCTGGTACTGCCCCCCTTGAAGGGAGAGGTGCGGTTTGAGGATATTACCTTCCGCTATCAGGACACTGAGAAAAATGTTCTGCAAAACATTTCTCTAGAGGTGCAGCCCGGTCAAACGATCGCCATTGTCGGACGTAGTGGATCGGGAAAAAGTACCTTCATCAAACTGCTGCAGGGGCTGTATCATCCCACCACTGGCCGCATCTGGATTGATGGCCACGATATTCGTCATGTTTCCCCGCCCTCATTGCGATCGCAATTGGGTGTGGTGCCGCAAGAGTGCTTTTTGTTCTCCGGCACGATTCTGGAAAACATCACCCTGTTCCGTCCAGAGTTTACGTTGGAAGATGTAGTGCAGGTGTCCAAGCTGGCGGAAGCGCATGGCTTCATTCAAGATCTGCCGCTGGGATACAACACTAAGGTGGGTGAACGCGGTGCCAATTTATCCGGTGGACAGCGACAACGCATTGCGATCGCCCGTGCTCTATTGGGAAATCCTGTGATTCTGTTGCTGGATGAAGCCACCAGTTCTCTCGATACAGAATCTGAACGGCGCTTTCAACAGAACTTAGCCCGCATCAGCCGCGATCGTACTACCTTCATCATTGCTCATCGTTTGTCTACCGTACAGCACGCGGATCGGATTCTGGTGCTCGATCGGGGCGTGTTAGTTGAACAAGGCACTCATGTAGAACTGATTGCAGAGCGAGGACTGTACTACCACCTGGCACAACAGCAACTGAATCTATAG
- a CDS encoding DUF4346 domain-containing protein — protein MNQILADTTTLDQELSNRFIELDPEGYFIIYIDPQNKLICAKHFTNFIDDRGLACDPETGKPIPCNGKVERIPTQIFTGRTAKEICVKLFEQTNPCPVSRLDHASYLGREFQRAEAALLSGQEYIQD, from the coding sequence ATGAATCAAATTCTCGCAGACACCACCACGCTAGATCAGGAGCTTTCCAACCGATTTATTGAGCTTGATCCGGAGGGTTATTTCATCATTTATATTGACCCTCAAAATAAGTTAATTTGTGCCAAACATTTCACAAATTTTATTGACGATCGCGGATTAGCCTGTGATCCAGAAACAGGAAAACCGATTCCCTGTAATGGGAAGGTTGAACGCATTCCAACTCAAATTTTTACGGGTAGAACGGCTAAAGAAATTTGCGTCAAGCTCTTTGAGCAAACAAACCCCTGCCCGGTATCACGCCTGGATCATGCTTCTTACTTGGGACGCGAATTTCAACGGGCAGAGGCGGCTTTACTCAGTGGTCAGGAGTATATTCAGGACTAG
- the ahcY gene encoding adenosylhomocysteinase: MTVSPVRPKELKHEVKDLSLAPLGRQRIEWAGREMPVLRQIQERFAQEKPLDGLRLVACCHVTTETAHLAIALKNAGADALLIASNPLSTQDDVAASLVADYGIPVFAQKGEDNETYHRHVQIALDHRPNIIIDDGSDVVATLIQERQHQIADLIGTTEETTTGIVRLRAMYKDGVLTFPAVNVNDADTKHFFDNRYGTGQSTLDGIIRATNILLAGKTIVVAGYGWCGKGTALRARGMGGNVIVTEIDPVKAIEAVMDGFRVMPMSEAAPQGDIFITVTGNKHVIRAEHFEVMKDGAIVCNSGHFDIEIDLKSLGAQATEVKDVRNFTQQYRLKNGKSVIVLGEGRLINLAAAEGHPSAVMDMSFANQALACEYLAKNKGQLQPGIHSIPVEVDQEIARLKLQAMGVTIDTLTPEQVEYINSWTSGT; this comes from the coding sequence ATGACAGTTTCTCCTGTTCGTCCCAAAGAACTGAAGCACGAAGTTAAGGATTTATCCCTGGCTCCTCTGGGGCGGCAGCGGATTGAATGGGCTGGACGAGAAATGCCAGTCCTGCGTCAAATTCAAGAGCGGTTTGCTCAAGAAAAGCCCCTGGATGGTTTACGGCTGGTAGCCTGCTGTCATGTCACTACTGAAACGGCCCATCTAGCGATCGCTCTCAAGAATGCAGGGGCCGATGCCTTACTGATTGCCAGCAACCCCTTATCCACCCAGGATGATGTCGCCGCCAGCCTGGTAGCTGATTACGGCATTCCTGTATTTGCGCAAAAAGGGGAAGATAACGAAACCTATCACCGTCACGTTCAAATTGCGCTTGATCACCGTCCTAATATCATTATTGATGATGGCAGTGATGTGGTAGCTACCCTGATTCAAGAACGCCAGCACCAGATTGCTGATCTGATTGGCACGACTGAGGAAACCACCACCGGAATCGTCCGCTTACGGGCTATGTACAAAGATGGCGTGCTGACCTTCCCCGCTGTTAACGTCAACGACGCAGATACCAAGCACTTTTTTGACAATCGCTACGGTACAGGCCAGTCTACACTGGATGGCATTATCCGGGCGACGAATATTCTGTTAGCGGGAAAAACGATTGTCGTTGCTGGATATGGCTGGTGTGGTAAGGGGACTGCACTGCGGGCACGCGGCATGGGTGGCAATGTGATCGTCACTGAAATTGACCCCGTTAAGGCGATTGAAGCCGTAATGGATGGCTTCCGAGTCATGCCGATGAGTGAAGCGGCTCCTCAAGGAGACATTTTCATCACGGTGACTGGCAACAAGCACGTTATCCGGGCAGAACACTTTGAGGTGATGAAAGACGGCGCGATCGTCTGCAACTCTGGTCACTTTGACATTGAAATTGACCTCAAATCTCTGGGTGCTCAAGCCACAGAAGTAAAAGATGTACGGAACTTTACCCAACAATACCGCTTGAAGAATGGCAAATCGGTGATTGTTTTGGGTGAGGGTCGCTTGATCAACCTGGCCGCGGCAGAAGGTCATCCCAGTGCGGTAATGGATATGAGTTTTGCCAACCAGGCGTTGGCCTGCGAGTATCTGGCAAAGAACAAGGGGCAATTGCAGCCCGGTATCCATTCGATCCCGGTTGAAGTTGATCAAGAAATTGCTCGTCTGAAACTGCAAGCAATGGGAGTGACGATCGATACTCTCACCCCAGAACAGGTGGAATACATCAACTCCTGGACCAGTGGTACCTGA
- the devC gene encoding ABC transporter permease DevC, whose protein sequence is MFAIPLAWLQLQREKVRLLIALAGIGFAVILMFIQLGFQDALFDSAVNLHKNMQGDIFMISPQSTALIAMRSFSQRRLYQAAGYPNVESINPVYLGLALWKNPVNQRTRSILVIGFDPTEVLFTKDLVPDLSPIKIPDVVLFDRKSREEFGPIAQLYGEGKPVQTEIGGRRVTVGGLFDLGASFGADGNIITSDLNFLRLFNQRKKGLIDVGVVKLKPGTDVQAVLAEMRKNLQDVTQDVKILSKQEFIEFEQNYWRSSTAIGFIFTLGTAIGFLVGTIIVYQILYTDITDHLPEYATLKAMGYRNLYLLSVVFQEAVILSVLGYIPGLLLAMGLYTLTRNATSLPIAMTVDRAILVFVLAVVMCVISGAIAVRKVQDADPADIF, encoded by the coding sequence ATGTTTGCGATTCCCCTGGCCTGGTTACAACTGCAGCGTGAGAAAGTCCGACTGCTCATTGCCTTAGCTGGCATTGGCTTTGCGGTGATCCTGATGTTTATCCAGCTAGGGTTTCAGGATGCGTTGTTTGATAGCGCAGTGAATTTGCACAAAAATATGCAGGGCGATATTTTTATGATCAGCCCTCAATCCACCGCCTTGATTGCCATGCGGAGTTTTTCGCAACGGCGGTTATATCAGGCGGCAGGCTATCCCAACGTGGAATCCATTAATCCGGTTTACCTGGGATTAGCGCTCTGGAAGAACCCAGTGAACCAACGTACCCGCAGTATTCTGGTGATTGGCTTTGATCCAACAGAAGTCTTATTTACCAAAGATCTCGTTCCTGATCTGTCGCCGATTAAAATTCCGGATGTGGTTCTGTTCGATCGCAAGTCCCGCGAAGAGTTTGGCCCGATCGCTCAGTTGTACGGCGAAGGAAAACCAGTACAAACCGAAATTGGCGGACGGCGAGTTACGGTGGGTGGTCTGTTTGACCTGGGAGCTTCCTTCGGTGCCGATGGCAACATCATTACCAGTGATTTAAATTTTTTACGCCTGTTTAATCAGCGGAAAAAAGGATTGATTGATGTTGGGGTGGTTAAACTGAAACCGGGCACAGATGTGCAAGCTGTTCTGGCTGAAATGCGGAAAAACCTGCAGGATGTGACTCAGGATGTCAAAATCTTGTCCAAACAAGAATTCATTGAGTTTGAGCAAAATTACTGGCGCAGTAGCACGGCGATCGGCTTTATCTTCACCCTGGGCACCGCGATCGGCTTCTTAGTCGGCACGATCATTGTGTATCAGATTCTCTATACCGATATTACTGACCACCTGCCGGAATACGCCACGTTGAAGGCAATGGGCTATCGTAACCTTTACTTGCTTTCAGTTGTATTTCAGGAAGCCGTGATTCTATCGGTTTTGGGCTATATTCCTGGCTTGTTGCTGGCAATGGGACTGTACACCCTGACTCGGAATGCCACCTCTTTACCCATAGCGATGACGGTTGATCGCGCCATCCTGGTTTTTGTTCTGGCAGTAGTGATGTGTGTAATTTCAGGCGCGATCGCCGTTCGTAAAGTGCAGGATGCAGATCCAGCAGATATTTTCTAA